From the Limanda limanda chromosome 2, fLimLim1.1, whole genome shotgun sequence genome, one window contains:
- the ern2 gene encoding serine/threonine-protein kinase/endoribonuclease IRE1 — protein sequence MEAVGRLVLPLLLLSWGGQQLQVGGVRSVTLPESLLFVSTLDGSLHAVSKQSGEIKWTLREDPIIQVPVYLSEPGFLPDPNDGSLYILGGKHKEGLMKLPFTIPELVQSAPCRSSDGVLYTGKKQDVWFVVDPETGEKQTSLTTSSSESICPNSPLLYIGRTEYVVTMFDTKTQELRWNATYNDYSAPPYDEKQDYKMAHLVSSGDGLVVTVDRESGDVLWTQNYGSPVVGVYLYSGDSLRHAPHLSLAMETLRFLTFSASDRTDAHSTLKWSYQFVKEQASAKTQLVPTLYVGKLDSHLYASTSLVHHGISLVPRGLTLGRIEGPVTAGVTVSERGECEIIPSTDIRYPPGTTNSRKNHWLLIGHHELPPVAHTTMLRDFPVSLQRSGEAVIPPRPPGSPASHYHERYFQTVGGGHGDADEDRGGGAGDPPGPRQPPRPVAALPVYMTQDRLTLAVLTLLLGGWVAFALTYPGQAAQQLKAQRQLEEAFESRLQCLQTNMQTNTQTATLVSTDTTLSSDTNLSGDSAPASADPPPSPHSHTTGHSPTADLSEGNSEEVQVGKISFTPSDVLGHGTAGTFVFRGQFDERHVAVKRILPECFEVAEREVQLLRESDTHPNVIRYFCTERDHLFTYIAIELCAATLQQYVEDPSGFPELNPITLLEQTMCGLSHLHSLNIVHRDLKPRNILLSVPSALGQVRALISDFGLCKKIPDGRCSFSMRSGIPGTEGWIAPEVLGDTPGNKPTAAVDVFSAGCVFYYVISRGQHPFGDALRRQVNILAGEYSLSRFMEDIHDNVIAQDLIEQMIGAEAESRPSTACVLKHPFFWSLGKQLLFFQDVSDRIEKEAADSPIVVRLETAGRAVVRANWRMHISGPLQTDLRRFRTYKGNLVRDLLRAMRNKKHHYHELPPEVQETLGELPEGFISYFTSRFPRLLMHTHAALSICAHERPFHPYYLPPSARPR from the exons accaggtttcctcccaGACCCCAATGATGGTAGTTTGTACATCCTGGGCGGGAAGCACAAGGAAGGCCTGATG AAACTACCTTTCACCATCCCAGAGCTGGTTCAGTCAGCTCCCTGCCGGAGCTCTGATGGTGTCCTCTATACAG GTAAAAAACAGGATGTGTGGTTCGTGGTGGATCCTGAGACCGGTGAGAAGCAAACCAGTctgaccacctcctcctctgaatCCATCTGCCCCAACTCTCCTCTGCTCTACATAGGGCGCACAG AATATGTTGTTACCATGTTCGACACGAAGACGCAGGAGCTGCGATGGAACGCCACGTACAACGATTACTCTGCTCCTCCTTATGATGAGAAGCAGGACTACA AAATGGCTCATCTTGTGTCGAGTGGGGACGGCCTGGTCGTGACAGTGGACAGAGAGTCAG GTGACGTCCTGTGGACTCAGAACTATGGCTCACCCGTCGTGGGCGTCTACCTGTATTCCGGCGACTCGCTGAGACACGCCCCCCACCTGTCGCTCGCCATGGAAACGCTGCGCTTCCTTACCTTCTCTGCGAGCGACCGCACGGACGCACACTCCACGCTGAAGTGGAGCTATCAGTTTGTGAAGGAGCAGGCAAGCGCAAAAACACAACTCGT ACCAACTCTCTACGTTGGAAAGTTGGACTCTCACCTCTACGCCTCGACCTCCCTCGTCCACCACGGAATCTCATTAGTG ccTCGGGGTCTGACCCTGGGTCGGATCGAAGGTCCCGTGACGGCTGGAGTGACGGTCAGTGAGCGAGGGGAGTGTGAGATCATACCGTCCACCGACATACGCTACCCACCGGGGACCACCAACAGCCGGAAGAACCACTGGCTGCTAatag gtcatCACGAGCTCCCTCCAGTGGCCCACACCACCATGCTGAGGGATTTCCCCGTCAGCCTGCAGCGTTCTGGCGAGGCGGTCAtcccccctcgcccccccggCTCCCCTGCCTCCCACTACCACGAGCGATAC TTCCAGACGGTCGGGGGTGGCCACGGCGACGCGgacgaggacagaggagggggggccGGGGACCCTCCGGGGCCGAGGCAGCCTCCGAGGCCGGTCGCTGCGCTGCCCGTCTACATGACCCAGGACCGCCTGACGCTGGCGGTTCTGACGCTGCTGCTGGGAGGATGGGTGGCCTTCGCGCTCACGTACCCTggt CAAGCAGCCCAGCAGCTGAAAGCTCagaggcagctggaggaggcgTTCGAGTCTCGTCTCCAGTGCTTACAGACCAACATGCAGACAAACACCCAGACGGCGACCTTGGTTTCCACAGACACGACTCTCTCCTCCGACACAAACCTCTCCGGTG ACTCTGCACCTGCATCGGCCGACCCTCCCCCGAGCCCTCACTCTCACACAACGGGTCACAGTCCCACAGCAG ACCTCTCAGAAGGAAACAGTGAGGAGGTGCAGGTCGGGAAAATCTCCTTCACGCCGTCTGACGTCCTCGGACACGGCACAGCAGGAACCTTTGTGTTCAG GGGTCAGTTCGACGAACGACACGTGGCGGTGAAGCGAATCCTGCCGGAGTGCTTTGAGgtggcagagagagaagtgcaGCTCCTCCGAGAGTCCGACACTCACCCGAACGTCATCCGGTACTTCTGCACGGAGAGAGACCACCTCTTCACGTACATCGCCATCGAGCTGTGCGCCGCCACGCTGCAGCAG tACGTGGAGGATCCATCTGGCTTCCCTGAGTTGAATCCTATAACTCTCCTGGAGCAGACCATGTGTGGCCTTTCACACCTGCACTCACTCAACATAG TCCATCGCGACCTGAAGCCTAGGAACATCCTGCTGTCGGTTCCCAGTGCGCTGGGCCAAGTGCGAGCGCTCATCTCGGACTTCGGACTCTGTAAGAAGATCCCGGACGGTCGCTGCAGCTTCTCTATGCGCTCGGGGATTCCGGGAACTGAAGGGTGGATAGCTCCTGAAGTACTGGGGGATACGCCTGGAAATAAACCA ACGGCAGCGGTGGACGTGTTCTCGGCCGGATGTGTGTTCTACTACGTGatcagcagggggcagcacccGTTCGGCGACGCACTGAGACGACAGGTCAACATCCTGGCAGGAGAATATTCCCTCTCGCGTTTTATGGAGGATATCCACG ATAACGTCATAGCACAGGATCTGATCGAGCAGATGATCGGTGCCGAGGCCGAGTCTCGTCCGTCCACCGCCTGCGTGCTGAAGCATCCCTTCTTCTGGAGTCTGGGGAAGCAGCTGCTCTTCTTCCAG gatGTGAGCGATCGCATCGAGAAGGAAGCGGCGGACAGTCCCATCGTGGTCAGACTGGAGACTGCAGGCAGAGCCGTGGTCCGGGCCAACTGGAGGATGCACATCTCTGGGCCTCTTCAGACAg ATTTGCGGCGATTCAGGACGTATAAAGGAAACTTGGTGCGAGACCTGCTGAGAGCCATGAGGAATAAG AAACATCACTACCACGAGCTGCCACCGGAGGTGCAGGAGACGCTCGGCGAGCTGCCCGAAGGCTTCATCAGCTACTTCACCTCGCGGTTTCCACGGTTACTGATGCACACGCACGCCGCCCTGAGCATCTGCGCGCACGAGAGGCCGTTCCACCCTTACTACCTGCCCCCCAGCGCCAGGCCACGCTAA